In Chelmon rostratus isolate fCheRos1 chromosome 9, fCheRos1.pri, whole genome shotgun sequence, the following proteins share a genomic window:
- the LOC121612018 gene encoding terminal nucleotidyltransferase 5C, producing FQGNSMTETKSSQRFHSLNAEQVEVLHQVLSEVVPIHGRGNFPTLELRPRDIIIAVRARLQKQGITVRDVRLNGSTASHVLVRDNGTSYKDLDIIFGVELPSQEEFQVIKESVLGCLLDCLPAGVNRERISSATMKEAYVQKMVKVFNEHDRWSLISLSNNSGKNLELKFVSVLRRQFEFSVDSFQIILDRLLESYMQQESQHKNNTVLAESMYGDFEAAMDHLRYRLIATRNPEEIRGGGLLKYSNLLVRDYRPASETQIKTLERYMCSRFFIDFPDVQEQQRKILSYLKNHFIGEERSKYQYLMTLRRVVDDSTVCLMGHERRQTLNMITVLALKVLGEQNIIPNTDHVTCFYQPAPYLAEHSAPYLAEPSYCSYYIPQGGSTLLYQPYPLHLHTQTGLV from the exons tttcaGGGCAACAGCATGACTGAAACCAAATCCAGTCAGCGGTTCCACAGCCTGAACGCTGAGCAGGTGGAGGTTCTCCATCAGGTTTTGTCAGAGGTGGTTCCAATCCACGGCCGAGGGAACTTTCCCACGTTGGAGCTGCGTCCTCGAGACATCATCATAGCTGTGCGGGCCAGGCTGCAGAAGCAGGGAATCACCGTAAGAGATGTTCGTCTGAATGGCTCCACGGCTAGCCACGTCCTCGTCCGAGACAACGGAACAAGCTACAAGGACCTGGACATCATCTTTGGAGTGGAGCTGCCCAGTCAGGAGGAGTTCCAG GTGATCAAGGAGTCAGTGCTGGGCTGCTTGCTGGACTGCCTGCCTGCTGGGGTCAACAGGGAGCGTATCAGCAGTGCTACAATGAAGGAGGCCTACGTCCAGAAAATGGTCAAGGTCTTTAATGAGCATGACCGCTGGAGCCTCATCTCACTCTCAAACAACAGTGGCAAAAACCTGGAGCTCAAATTTGTGAGCGTGCTGAGGCGACAGTTTGAGTTCAGCGTCGACTCCTTCCAGATCATTCTGGATCGTCTCTTGGAGTCCTACATGCAGCAAGAATCACAGCACAAAAATAATACT GTCCTGGCAGAGAGCATGTATGGTGACTTTGAGGCAGCCATGGACCACCTGCGCTACCGCCTGATCGCTACCAGGAACCCAGAGGAGATTCGAGGTGGTGGCTTGTTGAAATACAGCAACCTGTTGGTCAGGGACTACCGACCGGCCAGCGAGACTCAGATAAAGACCCTGGAGCGCTACATGTGCTCCCGCTTTTTCATCGATTTCCCTGAcgtgcaggagcagcagaggaagatcCTGTCCTACTTGAAGAACCACTTTATCGGCGAGGAGAGAAGCAAGTACCAGTACCTGATGACGCTGCGTCGTGTGGTAGACGACAGCACAGTGTGTCTGATGGGACACGAGAGGCGTCAGACACTGAACATGATCACAGTGCTGGCACTGAAGGTTCTAGGAGAGCAAAACATTATCCCCAACACAGACCACGTGACCTGCTTCTACCAGCCCGCCCCATACCTTGCCGAGCACAGTGCCCCCTATTTAGCAGAACCCAGCTACTGCAGCTACTATATACCCCAAGGGGGATCAACTCTGCTTTACCAGCCGTACCCCTTACACCTCCACACGCAGACTGGACtagtctaa